In Paramormyrops kingsleyae isolate MSU_618 chromosome 5, PKINGS_0.4, whole genome shotgun sequence, one DNA window encodes the following:
- the LOC111859940 gene encoding beta-1,3-galactosyltransferase 1-like codes for MTKLILLTKKGKSQEVRYTGRSKCCRICLLLAPLVLCGFVIFYYISTVLCQRSNLKTFHPMPQSWQNRTKQEPAGQKAPLTESPPINPPVAKTPGPYEIIYPHKYQIILNEPEKCKGQDPFVVLMVPVRPEDQEARDIIRRTWGSESTVPGVVIRTLFLLGVTNSQETLQQKLIVEGQEHHDLLQFDFHDSYRNLTIKTMLMMEWLNTYCHNAPYAAKVDTDMFLNVDLLVNKLLNPQSAQAKRDYITGAVVRGGIARRDHDSKWYMPEEVFSKDTYPCYVSGNAYVFSMDLPEKILRASNHVKPVHLEDVYLGMCLESLGISPKDPPSPGMFQMWYRSYDRCLFSGFISVTGIQLKDLERNWANFRQPGSYC; via the exons ATGACGAAACTGATCCTTCTcacaaaaaagggaaaaag CCAGGAAGTTCGCTATACTGGACGGTCCAAGTGTTGTCGAATATGCCTGCTCTTGGCGCCCCTGGTTCTTTGTGGCTTTGTGATTTTCTACTACATCAGCACGGTCCTTTGTCAAAGGAGCAATCTGAAGACCTTTCACCCTATGCCACAGTCCTGGCAGAATCGGACGAAGCAGGAGCCAGCTGGTCAGAAGGCTCCATTGACGGAGAGCCCCCCCATTAATCCTCCGGTGGCTAAAACTCCAGGGCCCTATGAAATAATTTACCCGCACAAGTACCAGATCATCCTGAATGAGCCGGAGAAGTGCAAGGGCCAGGACCCTTTCGTGGTCTTGATGGTACCTGTCAGACCCGAAGACCAGGAGGCACGGGATATCATCCGCAGGACCTGGGGCAGTGAGAGTACAGTGCCTGGGGTAGTCATCCGCACGCTCTTTCTGTTGGGTGTCACCAACAGTCAGGAGACTTTACAGCAAAAGCTGATTGTAGAGGGTCAGGAGCACCACGATCTGCTGCAGTTTGACTTTCATGACAGCTATCGCAACTTGACCATCAAGACCATGCTGATGATGGAGTGGCTGAATACCTACTGCCACAATGCCCCGTATGCTGCCAAGGTTGACACAGACATGTTCCTCAATGTGGACTTGCTTGTGAATAAACTGCTGAATCCCCAGTCAGCACAGGCCAAACGGGACTACATCACAGGGGCAGTGGTCCGTGGCGGAATCGCACGGAGAGACCATGATTCCAAGTGGTACATGCCCGAGGAGGTCTTCTCAAAGGATACTTATCCATGTTATGTCTCTGGGAATGCTTACGTCTTCTCCATGGACCTTCCTGAGAAGATCCTGAGAGCATCCAATCATGTAAAGCCTGTCCATTTGGAGGATGTGTACCTGGGTATGTGCCTGGAGTCCTTGGGAATCTCTCCCAAGGACCCACCTAGTCCTGGCATGTTTCAGATGTGGTACCGTTCTTATGACCGCTGTCTCTTTTCTGGCTTCATCTCTGTCACTGGCATCCAACTGAAAGACCTGGAGAGGAACTGGGCCAATTTTCGACAGCCAGGTTCTTATTGCTGA